Proteins from a single region of Caloramator sp. E03:
- a CDS encoding PTS sugar transporter subunit IIB, which yields MKILLVCAGGMSTSILMKKMESYWKEAGEELEIKAVGLGEYQDVYQNYDIVLVGPQVSYRLNEIKENTGLPCAAIQSFDYAVANCPNIMKLAKKLFEEKNK from the coding sequence ATGAAAATCTTATTAGTATGTGCTGGAGGAATGTCAACAAGTATCCTCATGAAAAAAATGGAAAGCTATTGGAAGGAGGCAGGAGAAGAACTTGAGATTAAAGCAGTAGGATTAGGAGAGTATCAAGATGTATATCAAAATTATGATATTGTTCTGGTAGGCCCTCAAGTATCATATCGATTAAATGAAATAAAGGAAAATACAGGATTACCCTGTGCTGCAATACAATCCTTTGATTATGCTGTTGCAAATTGTCCTAATATTATGAAATTAGCAAAAAAATTATTTGAAGAAAAAAATAAGTAA
- a CDS encoding PTS sugar transporter subunit IIC, translated as MEKVFESKFMIKLQDFGQALGRNKFLSALQASMMSLMGIIMVGALSQIICSLGSETMLNLFSSKSKLYSTLYLPYQFTMNMLSLWIVALLAFNYAKNLKMKSPIMNAIDALVCFLLVSGTLITTKEGLVGIDMTYLGAQGMFIGFLVAFISVHIEKFCADKNIRIKMPEVVPPFLQDGFSSILPLLFSIVFFLVISSIVSIATGGAYNICSGFMKILGVPLYALTSVPGMFILCTFGAILWCFGIHGTMILIPIIMPIAIQAAVTNGALHQAGKPLVFYPVALFGAMAVCGGTGNTLALALFGLRSKSKQINAVAKISAVPGWFGINEPLTFGMPIMYNPILCIPYVLNIPIVMLCTYIGYKIGFLQPAWIPISTLLPMGFGQYLSTLRWQNAIWDYLMLIPTALVWYPFFKIYEKQLIAKEAALEEGEKKLEREYKINESI; from the coding sequence ATGGAAAAAGTATTTGAAAGCAAGTTTATGATAAAGCTTCAGGATTTTGGACAGGCCCTTGGAAGAAATAAATTCTTATCTGCCTTGCAAGCAAGTATGATGTCTTTAATGGGTATTATAATGGTTGGTGCTTTATCACAAATTATATGCTCATTAGGCAGTGAAACTATGCTTAACCTATTTAGTTCAAAGAGTAAGCTTTATTCAACGCTTTATCTACCATATCAATTTACAATGAATATGTTATCCTTATGGATTGTTGCATTACTTGCATTCAATTATGCAAAGAACTTAAAAATGAAATCTCCAATTATGAATGCCATCGATGCATTGGTGTGTTTCTTGTTAGTTTCTGGTACTCTAATTACAACTAAAGAAGGACTAGTAGGTATCGATATGACTTATCTTGGAGCCCAGGGCATGTTTATTGGGTTTCTTGTAGCATTTATTTCTGTGCACATTGAAAAATTCTGTGCTGATAAGAATATTCGTATAAAAATGCCAGAGGTTGTTCCACCATTTTTACAAGATGGTTTTTCATCAATTTTACCGTTATTATTTAGTATAGTTTTTTTCCTTGTTATTTCCTCAATTGTATCAATAGCTACAGGTGGGGCTTATAATATATGCTCAGGATTTATGAAAATATTAGGAGTTCCATTATATGCATTAACATCAGTTCCAGGTATGTTTATTCTTTGTACATTTGGTGCAATATTATGGTGTTTTGGTATTCATGGTACTATGATTTTGATTCCAATTATTATGCCTATAGCTATACAGGCTGCAGTTACAAACGGGGCATTACACCAAGCAGGAAAGCCACTTGTTTTCTATCCAGTTGCATTATTTGGAGCAATGGCTGTTTGTGGTGGTACAGGTAATACTTTAGCTCTTGCACTATTTGGATTGCGTTCTAAATCTAAACAGATTAATGCTGTTGCAAAAATTTCTGCTGTTCCTGGATGGTTTGGAATTAATGAGCCACTTACATTTGGTATGCCAATTATGTACAATCCTATTCTTTGTATCCCTTATGTTTTAAATATTCCAATTGTCATGTTATGTACATATATAGGATATAAAATAGGATTTTTACAACCTGCATGGATTCCTATTTCAACATTGCTTCCAATGGGCTTTGGTCAATATCTATCTACATTAAGATGGCAAAATGCTATTTGGGATTATTTAATGTTAATACCTACTGCACTTGTCTGGTATCCATTTTTCAAGATTTATGAAAAACAATTAATTGCAAAAGAAGCTGCTTTGGAAGAAGGAGAAAAGAAATTAGAAAGAGAATATAAAATAAATGAAAGTATTTAG